gatgCAGGCGTCGctgagcgcgcgcgagcgggaggTGGAGCGCAGGGAGGCTGAGGCCGAGGCGGgggggggcgtcgcggcgaggggcgcggcggcaaaCGACGATAggccgacgcctccgaggtCACCGAACAAGAAGGTgaacttcgccgccgtcgccgcggctgccgcggatGACGTCATCAAgaacgtcgagggcggcggcgacgcggcgacggacgcggatgtggacgaggagaaggacgaggagatgGCGAAGATGGCCAAGACGTGCGAGGTTCTCGTGATGAAGTGCGAGCTGCTCGAACTGGAGAAGCGATCGATCGAGGAGAAGCTGGGGCACGTGACGCAAgtggcgtccaccgcctccgcgctcgtgcaGAAGCTagacgaggcgctcgagtcccacgacgcggtcctcgccgagacCAGGGCTGAACGGGACGAGCTCAGGGCGGCGCTGGAATCGACCGACCGAGACGTGGCCGCGTCTCCCCGGGCGGCaaacggaggaggaggggaaGACGGCGCCCTGTTCCgcacgctcgtcgcgcgatccgaggcgctcgaggctggcCTCTTCgacctcgagcgacgcgccgccgccgcgcacgcctcctcggcgcgggacagggcgtcgctcgagtccgcgctcgcgcgtcaaCGCCAGCTGGAGTCGGAGAAGCGCCAGCtggagtcggcggcgaaggcgctccgcgcggaaaacgccgcgctggcgtccgcgccgccgcccaccaaatcgcgcgtctccgtccagctcgccaaggagctcgagtcCGCCAAAGCCGAGATCGCGTCCCTGCGTctggcgctcatcgccgcggatcgcAAGGCTaaagcggcggaggacgccgctaAAAACGCAGTCGAGCGCATACGCAAATCCGCCTCGCAGGGCGCCGCCAAGTTCGGCCGACGGGAGGCGGAGCGActggcggagaaggagctggcgcgcgccagacgggacgcgacgcgagccgaggAGCTTCTGGCGATGGCCAAGATTTCCCACGAAGCCGAACTCGGCGACATGGCGAGAAACGCGGCcaccgctcgcggcgtggaAGGCGTCTGGGTGAAACTTGCAGACGCCGCGAGACACGAGTGCGACGCGAacaaggcggcgctggcgcggaCGGAGGCGGAGTTGGCAACGGTACGGAGGGAGGGCCGGGCgatgtgcgccgccgcgttttcggcgatggcggcggcggcggagacgagggACAGGCTGGATTTtcgaaccgccgcgctcgcgtccgcggtgtccgcgatcgaggcggcgacggtccgGATGTGTCCAGACCCGTCCAGAGACGTGTCGAGAGATGCCCACGCCGGCTCCTCCGGCGACcccctcgacctcgacgccgtcgcggacgcgctttCCGCGCCCGTGGAGGCGCTGGGGACGCTGGAGgagctggcgctcgccgccgcggccaagtacgccggcgacggccgcgaaGACGGGGGCGAGGTGGAGGTCGGGAAGCTGGAGGCGaaggcgtgcgccgcggtgggcgggatgatcgacgccgctcgagggatcgcggcggccgcggcgacgtcgagggcgatgcacgagcgactcgccgccccgctcgatgacgtcgccgggacgccgccgacgacgacggcgacggcggcgacgtcgccgatcgccgccttcgaccagccgtcgacggcgacgtcgccgttcgccgccttcgaccgggcggaggagacgacgacgatccaCCCCGCCCgttcgcccccgacgccgccgtcccccgtCGTTCGGgtgacgcccccgccgccggatccTCCCTgggcgcgcgatcgtctGCCAACCCGGGGGCGCGGCTACCCGGCGTCtcgggtggacgcggcgacggcgcgggaggagtcgctgacggcgtcggtggagagggcgacgacgccggcgatggcgcggctgagcgcgatcgaggcgtcgctgtcgtcgaggaggatgTCCATGATGGAGCGCATCAAGATGTTTGATAAGGGGTAACACTTAGATTTGTGATGAGGTGTGAGTCTTTTACCTCCTTTTTTTTGGGGACACACATGCACATGCGGGAGGTGACCCGACGCCGGCCCCAGACGCCTGCAAACTTCATGAAATCGTCTGAAACTTGGTGTACATGTCCGCGCGTGTCGTAGAAGTCATGCCGGGGTCTAAGAATGCAAAAAAGAAATCCGTGTCCTGTATGGGGATCGAACCCATGGCCACTAGGTTAAAAGCCTAGCGCTCTACCGCTGAGCTAACAGGACTTTTTCGCATATTACTGCGTATGGGTACAGGAGATCGCCGCATTCGGCGAATACAGACACGAATCAATGCCAGGAAGGCGATAAGAAGAAATATAAACCACCCGGATTTTCAGTCCCCGGCCTCGTATAGCGGCCAGTCAGACAGACGTACAATATACCGTTAACGAAGCAGTTTAACTATTTCTCTCCTCCAGCCACGCACGGCAGAAcgatgggcggcgccggcgcgttctCCGACGGGCACGGGGATGAACGTCGCTCCCCACTGGACGGCATCGATCTTCCGGGCGTGGAACCGACGCGTTTTCGTTACTTGGAGGtcccgcacgccgcgcgcctgggcgggggcgcgttcggcgatgTCATCCTCGGAGAGCACCTCCCCACCGGCGAACTCTGCGCGTTGAAGCGCGTCCCCATCCGCGAGTCCCCGCCGGGTTTGGACGACGCGTTACCCGCGAACGTCATCAGCGAGCTGCAGTGCATGCGGATGGTCTCGGGGGAGCGCAACGTGGTCCGTCTGATGGACCACTTCGCGTCGGGAAGAGCGCTGGTGCTCGCCATGGAGCTCTGCGAGCGAGGGGACCTGGCCACCGCGCTGGGACACGACTTCGGAGACGAACAAGGCGACCGGGCGGCATCCACGAGCCGTTCCCCGCTGTCGGACGCGTGTGTCAAGTCCCTGATTCACCAGGTGCtctcgggcgtcgcggcgtgtCACCGGCTCGGGGTGCTACACCGCGACGTCAAACCCGGCAACGTGCTCATccacgcgagcggcgtcctGAAGCTCGCAGACTTTggactcgccgcggcggcggcaaacgCGCGTccgaaggcggcgggtgcgacggggggaacgccgccgccgaacgacaccgccaacgccgacgctaacgacgacgacgacggcctgGTGCACCACGGGTCGTAcactcgcggcgtccagacGCGTTGGTACCGATCGCCGGAGATTCTctttggcgccgccgagtaTTCCGCGGCCATTGACGTCTGGTCCGTcggcgccatcctcggcgagttACTGTCCGCGAAAGGTCCCATCCTGCGAGGCGAGAGCGACATCGACCAGCTCGCGAGGACGCTGAGGGCGTTcgggacgccgtcggagaCGAGGtggcccggcgcgtcggcgctgccGGATTACGGAAAAATCTCCTTCGACGTtttcgaacccgcgccgaggtcggaGGTTGTCCCGGAGAGCTCCGATCGttcgggcgccgcgacggatctGATGTACCGGATGATGGTGTTGGACCCGAAGCTTcgggtgacggcggcgggggcgttgGCGGACGCGTGGTTCGAGGCCGAGCCCGCCCCTTTGTCGccggctgccgcggcggatgagctCATCCGAGTTCGGGGTAGTTCCGGGTCATCTCGTCGCGATTGTCCCGGTGAGCCGCCCCATCCAAAACGACGGACCGAACGACCGTGGGCGCGAACcccggacccgcgcgacctccgcgacgcgctcgttcggCTCGGATTGAACGCGGAactcgcggcgcgtggcgcggcgacgtagacggacgacgacgaatgCGATCCTATAGTAAGTAGTGTTAGCCAAACGATCCTAGCTCTAACGCATCGTCACGCGGACTCGTCGTCACGACATGGACCCGTACTGGTTCCtgccgtgcgccgcgctcgcgaacggcacctccccgtcctcgtccacctccggGTGCGCGATGTTCCAGTTTTGAAAGAACACGTTCGGGTCAGGCATCGGCTCccccttcgccttggccatcatcgcctccgcctcgtagTCGTGCAGCATGCGCATGAAACGCTCCTGACGCCTGGCGTGGATCCGAGCCCCCTCGCCGTACCTCGGCCAGCAGTGCCCGCCGCACCCGAAGCAGCACAGGAACCAGAATATCATGTGCACCACCATGTAGCACAGGAAGAGCGCCAGGAaaacgagcgcggcggtgagcagcAGCAGCCATATGAAGAACATGGTGATTGGGCCGAGGATCGGGTGCGCGAGACAGTGCACGAGCCACGGCGGCAGATGCGCCATCTGCGAACCCCCCTTGCTCTCCCACTGGTGAAACGAGTCCGCCCCGGCCTTGTCCACGTCCGTCTGCGACGCGTACAtgtcgtacgcggcgcgcAACGTGCTGTTGGTCAGCGTGCTGTGCGCGCTCGTCACCACGCCCATGGCCTCGGTGGCTTTGGGATGCCGGCACTTGTCCGGGTggatgacgcgcgcgagcttgTAGTACGCGCGCTTGATCTGCGCCGCCGTGCACGTCCTCGGGTCCAGACCGAGGACCTTGTAGTAGTTGTTCTGGTAGCctgcgaacgacgacgcgcggagtGGGGTACGGTGGATGCGGTCAGTTTGGGAAGTGCGTTTGGTTTGTCGGGGGAACACTCGGGGCGAAAAGGGCGGGGCGTACTCACGTaacacgcgcgcgatctcatcctcggcgctgggccgctccgcgccgctctccgGATCCGATGTGGACGCGGACTCGTACGCTTCCTCTttcgaagtcgtcgtccccaTGGCGCCCccgttcctcgcgcccgggctCTGTACTCGGTGAAAATCTACAGACTAAACAAACCCCCGTGGCTGGCCGGGAGACGGGGCTCGaatcgagggcggcgggggtgggggttccgccgcgggcgacggatGTCGCTACGGGAAGTAGGGTTGGCCGACGAACCCGACCGAACGGTACGCGTCAGCGCGAGACACCCTGTGCGCGGTACGCCGGGCGAAGGTTGGTGTAACACCAAAAATCTGCACAACGAAACTCTGGATTCGTACTAGTTCACATACGTCAATTATCGAATTACCATATTACCAAGTGATCAACATGAATGTCCATGCAAGGACATTTTACATTACTGTTAGGCGATTTTTTGGCACCCTCCGGCGGcttcacgcgcgcggatggGCGGGTTCGAGATCGCGCCCAAcccggagcgcgcgcgcatccACGAGAGAATTCATGCCCGCGTGGTTTTATAACTTGGGCGTGACCTCGAATCCGCCGAACGGAACGTGGTTTCAGCCGTCACCGGCACGTTATTCACGGATTACATCATTCGAACAAGTCGAAATCTTCGGGGGATTCCTCATGACCTTCCGACGATTGTTCGTATTCGAATTGTTCGTCCGAAGGTTCCGTCTTGGGAGGGGTGGAAAGACAGGCGCCCATCGTGGATGCTGAAAAGGCGTATCGTCGCGTCTCGCGAAGTGATCTCCGCGCGAATCGGATCGGATTCGACATTTCTGACGAGGTTGACGGAAACGAAAATGTCCGAAGATTTGATGACTCATCCCACCCAGGTGCCGACGCTTTCAAACCCGACCGTCGGTTCGGCGGAGGAGTCCGAGTAGAGACGGCTCCGGATCCGACTCCGGTGACGCGAatcggtgacggcgtcgatcgaGCGCTCTAATCTCATCTTACAGGTACTCATCACGCCCGCCCAAACCCCTCACAGACCTTGGTAGGTCCCGGTGCCCCTCAGGTTCTTCTTGATCTCAGCGTTTTCCCTCGCGAGTCGCTTTTGCGTCTCCCGCTTCCGCTGCGCGCTCCGCTCGGCCACCGCCTTCCTGTCCGCCAGCGTCTTTGGGCTTAAACCCttctcgtcgcggccgcTCTGGTGCGACAGTCTTCGTTCGAACTCGAGGTTCTCCATCTTCAGGATCATCTCCTGCTCCGCCTTGCGCTGCGCTTTTTCCGCGGCGactcgctcccgcgccgccagcgTCTCCGGGCTGAGCCCCTTGACGTCTCGCCCCGCCCgcttggacgcggcgatgcgctgTCGCATCACCGCAttctcctccgcgatcttggcctcgcgcgcctccttctcggcgagcCGTctcgcctccacctcgcgcctcgccgcctcggtgacgtcgtccagagccttggcgtcgcggccgtggAGCGAGCTCCGTCGtctggcgagcgccgcgttctcctccgcgatcgcgcgttcgcgctccgccttttccgccgcgcgtctgtCCGCCACGGCTCGGCGGTCCGCCAAAGTCTTCTCGTCCAGTCCCTTGACGTCCTTGGCGCGGGTGGACGAGACCCGCCTGGCGTACTCTGCGttttcctcggcgagcttagcctcgcgcgccgccttctcctcgcgcCTGCGctgcgccacggcggcgcgcccagCCTCAATCTCCGGCGTgagctccttggcgtcgcgtcccgcggACCGCGAGGCGttcaggcgcgcgcgaaaggCGGCGTTTTCCTCGCGAATCTTTCGTTCGcgctccgccttctccgccgctcggcgctccgcgacggctcggCGGCCAGCCTCGATCTCCGGCGTgagctccttggcgtccCGCCCGGCCTGGTTCATGCGAACGCGGATGCGCtcgttctcctcggcgagctgcgcctcgcgcgccgccttttCCGCGCGCCTGCGTTCCGCGACGGctgctcgcgccgcctcggtgtGCTCGTCGagagccttggcgtcgcggCCCTGCGCCttgccggcggcgatgcgctcgcgcaTGCGCTGgttctcctccgcgagctgcgcctcgcgcgcctccttctccaggCGCCTGCGCTCCGCGACCGCTCGACGGTCCGCCAGAGTCTTCTCGTCAagagccttggcgtcgcggccgcgcgcggcaacctcggccctgcgcctcgcgagcgccgcgttctccCGCGCGAtctgcgcctcgcgcgcctccttcttggcgcgagactccgccgccaccttctGGCGCAGCAGTTCGGTGTGCTCGTCCAGGGACTTGGCGTCCCtgccccgcgctcgagcctcgGCGATGCGCTGGCTCTTGCGGCGGTTTTCCTCGGCGAgcatcgcctcgcgctcagcCTTCTCCTGGGCCTTGCGCTCGGCGATGCGCCTGCGCTGGGCCTCGACCTCGGGTGAGAGCGCCttgacgtcgcggccgcgcagCGGGGGCAGGTCGGCGATCTCGTCGTTGCCCTTCTTGCGGTCGATGGCCTTGTTGTAAATCACCTTGAACTCCTCGAAGTCGATGTACCCGgactcgtccacgtccatcTTCCGGAAGGTGCTGCGGACGAACcgctcgtccgcctcctgGTTAACTCCGGAGAGCATTCCGAGGTCCGAGAGGAGCAGGTTGAGCTCCATCTGTGTCGGgtgggcggggcgcggagcGTGAGCGGGGATTCCGTCTCGGCCGAGGATAAAATCGGGAAAATTCAAAGCGCGCGATTCTTGGGGCGATtacgcgcgcggaggtgcgaagcgcgccgcgggtgcgcgtCCATAAAATCGGGTCCGCGTCATCCATCCCACGCGATAGATGCGGCGGCGTGTTCCGTGACGATACGAGGGTGTTCGCGTGCGCACCTCGTCGATGCCACCGctgccgtcgacgtcgaattCGTCGAATTTGGCCTTGACCTCGGCCTCCTTGTCCTTAGCGGCCTGCATCATCGCCTTGATGTCGGACATGGCGACGGGCGGTCGGTGAACGGAACGTGTGTCGGTTCAAAggtgcgcgtcgctcgaacgagcgcgacggggtgaCTGCACAGCTGCGGTGAGGCGCTCAAGTGGTGGCGCCGAACGTCCCAGAATCCAAAAGTTGACCAAGCGCGCCTCGAGTCTACGCGCATTTTCATCAGACTGTTTGCCGTGCGAGACTCCGCTGGTGATGACTGGACTGGACACGCGCGAGATTTGAAAAGGCATTTTTCTCAGTCTGATGGAAAGACATGGCTAGCACtacttcttctccttcttctccttcttctccttcttggccttcttctccttcttctccttcttcgggCTCTTGTCCTCCTTGTCCCGCTTtctcttcttctccttcttctccttcttctccttcacGGGCgactcgtcggcggcgttctcttcgccgccgccagccccgGCGTCTGCATCGTCCTCCGCctttttcgccgccgcctcctgctcctcctcctccctcttctcctcctccttgggcaGGGGCTTGCCGTCCGGTCCCTTGCCCTGCGCCGCGTACGCACTCCTGCTCTTGCTCTTGTGCTTCTTTCCCTGCGCGTGACCCACCAGCGTCTCCCAGCTCGTGCACTTCACCTTGCAGCAGGCGCACTCGTAAGGCGGGCTCTTGCTGAGGAAATCTTCGcccacgaccgcgccgccgccgcctcccgcgggcccgccgccgccctgctcCTTGTTCGCGGCCGCGCTCATCAGATGCTCTTGCCCGGGCTTGGTGATGCTGAGCGCGTACTTCTCGTGCTCGGTGACGCAGCTGGTGTGCTGCTGCACCGTGTAAGCGTCGAACACCTGGAGGCAATCGACGCACGAGAAGCGGCTCGCGCTGCACTGCGACGCGTGCCCGCGAACCTTGGGCTTCTTCAGCGTGTCGCCGCAGTCCTCGCACTGGAACCAGACCATCTCAGAttacgagcgcgcgcgtcgtgatCTCCTGGGTGGCGTCGGGTGCGTGAGGCGCCCGATGGGGAGTGCGCGCTCGAAACTGGCGGCggtccgaggcggcggtctcgGGATTTTCGAGCTTGATTTTGCTGTGTTGGTGGTGCCCAGTGATGAATCAACTCAATTcgtggcgcggcggccgcctgcCGACGCTGGAAGGCGCGCGACCAAAGGGGAAAggaccgcgcgggttcgggtaTCGGGCGCCTCGGGTCGTTCGAAGGCGACATGAGTCGCAAGGCTGCGGAGCGGCGCAACGGCGAGGGCTTCGTCGAGGCGCATCTCTGGGTGTGCACCAGGGGGCGGCCGTACAAGCCTCgattcgccgccgagcgcgcggtggtgctGGTGTCCGGCGGTggagcgggcgacggcggcgcggatacacccgtcgcggcggccgggaacggcatcgccgcgcggcgcgcggcgtcgtccgcgggtgccgcgtcggcgtcgtcgtcgacccacccgctcgccgctctcatcgacgccgtcccgcgcgccgacgccctgtTCCGCGACACCGGATGCGAGGCACTGTTCGTGGTCGACTACTCGCCGCTGGCCAGGGACCTGCCGTCCGAGCTCGCCAGCACGTTCCCCGGCAAGGTGGCCAAGCCCGTGGGACGCGTGATGCAGAAGCTGAACCCACGAAACGCggtgttcgccgcgtccggggcggACGCAGCCGTGCTCTTCAAGGCGATGAGactcaccggcgacgacggagccgcctgcgtcgtcgtcgcgaaacCGGGCGACATCCCCCGCGTCGGTATCCCGCGGGAACCCGTCACGGAGAAGACGGCGATCATCGCGGGCCACAACCCCGAAGCGgacctcgcgacggcgctgccCAACCGCGAATACGTCCATCCGATGtcggcgggcggtgactcaccgggcggtgactcaccgggcggtgactcgtcgctcgacgccgccgtcgcgctcgggtaccaatcggcggcggcggtggacggggaCAACGACGTCTCTTGGAtgggggacgacgcgcccgtgtTTTACGCCAGGGTGACGTTCGAGCACGACAGGATGTCGAAGCAGATTGAGCAAAAGGTGACGGCgctgcgcgcggaggacgtcagggcgctggcgaaggaggcgaagggGGATAAGGATGAAGAGGAGAaggaagaagaggaggaggaggaggaggaggaaaaggagccggcgcgctcgagatcgatccccgcgggtcccgcggaTGTTTCTTTGGATGTTTCTTCAGggagggacgccgccgacgacgccgccgccgccgacgccgacgaccgacCGGGTCCGGTCATCTactcggcgcgacgccccttCCACCCCGCTCGACTGGCCGCCGtgctccgcgtccacctcggcaccggcgccgcgtcgacggaggaCGTCGACCCGCGGGGAGAGGAGACGCGGGCTGCGATCCACGCGGGGTTTagcgacgggggcgaggtggaggcggctaCGGAGGCTGCGTcgcgcgcagccgccgccgccgccgtggtcgcggcgagggcggaacgcgcgttcggcgggtcgtcggatcccgccgtcgccgccgcagcgtcggcgctcgcgtcatccgccgccgcggcggcggcggcggcggcggcggcggcggccgccgcgaggctcctGTCCTCGGCGAAGGTTTCAAAGTATAGAgactcgtcgccctcgtcgggtCCCTTCCGAGGGGTGACGCGCAGCGCGGGCATCGTGTGGCTAGCGTCGAGGCCCGCGCAGTGTGGCGTTTGGACGACAGACGCGGAgaccgggcgcgcgggggtgtcGTGCCACGGCGATTGGACCGCATGGACCCCGGCCGGCTCGGGCAAAGTCGGATCAAAGTTTTCGATGGACGCGACAACGCTCGCTTCGTGGATTGGGGACGCGCGGCAGGAGCTCGTGTTCGAAGGGGACGTCACGATGGACCCGACAGCGCTCCGCGCCGCTCTGGACGCGTGTCTGCTGACGGAATCTGAGATGGGCGGATCCCAGACGAGCGGAGAGGCGagttcgcgcggggcggattTGGACATTTTTTGCTTCTCGCCGTGGCCGGAACgggacgcgcacctcgcgtcgctggggGTCCACGCGGGCGGTCGGGgctcgcgcgccatcgccatggccgccgccaagaagggcgCGTGGAGCGGGCTCTGGGACGTCACCGAGGGCGTGGCGAACATGCGagtgagcggcggcggcggcggcggggaacCGGTGGCTAAAAAagtcaccggcgcggcgtcgctcgggtttggcggcgccgcgggcgttcgcgtcccggaggcgttcgtcgccccgccccgtggcgtcgaggtcgcgcAGTTTCCCGACGGCAAGGGCCACTTCTGGCCCAAGATGCCCTGCTTGGAGTGCGGGTCCCCGTGgtggctcggcgacgactgggacgcgacgtgcgccaactgccgcggcgacgccgagtcgTACGATAACAACCAGCGCCCGCACAAGGAGTACAGGCGACGGTTCGAGCGGTTCAGGCGATTGGTCGACGAACTGGTGGCGAACAGGGGGTGCGTCGGTGGCTAGTGGCTAGTGGCTAGTACCCGGTTGGAAGATGAGTTCTTGGCCTCCCCCGGGGGTTGATTTCGAGGTCTGTTTCAAGCGCTTTCAAGAAGGGGATTTTCGCTTTCAATAGAGTGGGTCAATCTGGGGAGATTGAAAGCAAAAATCGCATGTTTGTTTCGATACCACTGCGCGGAGGGGTGCCCATTCGATCAAAAGCGTTTTTCGTGAATTTTTGGACTTCACAATAAGGCGTGATTTTTACCTCTGCGAA
The genomic region above belongs to Micromonas commoda chromosome 4, complete sequence and contains:
- a CDS encoding predicted protein, giving the protein MSDIKAMMQAAKDKEAEVKAKFDEFDVDGSGGIDEMELNLLLSDLGMLSGVNQEADERFVRSTFRKMDVDESGYIDFEEFKVIYNKAIDRKKGNDEIADLPPLRGRDVKALSPEVEAQRRRIAERKAQEKAEREAMLAEENRRKSQRIAEARARGRDAKSLDEHTELLRQKVAAESRAKKEAREAQIARENAALARRRAEVAARGRDAKALDEKTLADRRAVAERRRLEKEAREAQLAEENQRMRERIAAGKAQGRDAKALDEHTEAARAAVAERRRAEKAAREAQLAEENERIRVRMNQAGRDAKELTPEIEAGRRAVAERRAAEKAERERKIREENAAFRARLNASRSAGRDAKELTPEIEAGRAAVAQRRREEKAAREAKLAEENAEYARRVSSTRAKDVKGLDEKTLADRRAVADRRAAEKAERERAIAEENAALARRRSSLHGRDAKALDDVTEAARREVEARRLAEKEAREAKIAEENAVMRQRIAASKRAGRDVKGLSPETLAARERVAAEKAQRKAEQEMILKMENLEFERRLSHQSGRDEKGLSPKTLADRKAVAERSAQRKRETQKRLARENAEIKKNLRGTGTYQGL
- a CDS encoding predicted protein, with the translated sequence MSRKAAERRNGEGFVEAHLWVCTRGRPYKPRFAAERAVVLVSGGGAGDGGADTPVAAAGNGIAARRAASSAGAASASSSTHPLAALIDAVPRADALFRDTGCEALFVVDYSPLARDLPSELASTFPGKVAKPVGRVMQKLNPRNAVFAASGADAAVLFKAMRLTGDDGAACVVVAKPGDIPRVGIPREPVTEKTAIIAGHNPEADLATALPNREYVHPMSAGGDSPGGDSPGGDSSLDAAVALGYQSAAAVDGDNDVSWMGDDAPVFYARVTFEHDRMSKQIEQKVTALRAEDVRALAKEAKGDKDEEEKEEEEEEEEEEKEPARSRSIPAGPADVSLDVSSGRDAADDAAAADADDRPGPVIYSARRPFHPARLAAVLRVHLGTGAASTEDVDPRGEETRAAIHAGFSDGGEVEAATEAASRAAAAAAVVAARAERAFGGSSDPAVAAAASALASSAAAAAAAAAAAAAAARLLSSAKVSKYRDSSPSSGPFRGVTRSAGIVWLASRPAQCGVWTTDAETGRAGVSCHGDWTAWTPAGSGKVGSKFSMDATTLASWIGDARQELVFEGDVTMDPTALRAALDACLLTESEMGGSQTSGEASSRGADLDIFCFSPWPERDAHLASLGVHAGGRGSRAIAMAAAKKGAWSGLWDVTEGVANMRVSGGGGGGEPVAKKVTGAASLGFGGAAGVRVPEAFVAPPRGVEVAQFPDGKGHFWPKMPCLECGSPWWLGDDWDATCANCRGDAESYDNNQRPHKEYRRRFERFRRLVDELVANRGCVGG
- a CDS encoding predicted protein; protein product: MVWFQCEDCGDTLKKPKVRGHASQCSASRFSCVDCLQVFDAYTVQQHTSCVTEHEKYALSITKPGQEHLMSAAANKEQGGGGPAGGGGGAVVGEDFLSKSPPYECACCKVKCTSWETLVGHAQGKKHKSKSRSAYAAQGKGPDGKPLPKEEEKREEEEQEAAAKKAEDDADAGAGGGEENAADESPVKEKKEKKEKKRKRDKEDKSPKKEKKEKKAKKEKKEKKEKK
- a CDS encoding predicted protein, which codes for MDPATPTAAGHLARLEAELRAKEAAVAEREGALAVREHELDSMLDAQAATRAESENAAAAIARVQAANVALAASLDRRTKELDDREFALSAREARTGATTVAARERDVEKLESETRARDDASAERERAADERERLLQELTALMRERELACAAREEQLATHEAALRDAAAEDRSMLNQSLIANDASENDNAGDLALAQGALERRAAVVEERERAAAAFLEEIRDLHAAVRDREADASERESALTRLGDAIEQRREGIEAAERRRADALDAMQASLSAREREVERREAEAEAGGGVAARGAAANDDRPTPPRSPNKKVNFAAVAAAAADDVIKNVEGGGDAATDADVDEEKDEEMAKMAKTCEVLVMKCELLELEKRSIEEKLGHVTQVASTASALVQKLDEALESHDAVLAETRAERDELRAALESTDRDVAASPRAANGGGGEDGALFRTLVARSEALEAGLFDLERRAAAAHASSARDRASLESALARQRQLESEKRQLESAAKALRAENAALASAPPPTKSRVSVQLAKELESAKAEIASLRLALIAADRKAKAAEDAAKNAVERIRKSASQGAAKFGRREAERLAEKELARARRDATRAEELLAMAKISHEAELGDMARNAATARGVEGVWVKLADAARHECDANKAALARTEAELATVRREGRAMCAAAFSAMAAAAETRDRLDFRTAALASAVSAIEAATVRMCPDPSRDVSRDAHAGSSGDPLDLDAVADALSAPVEALGTLEELALAAAAKYAGDGREDGGEVEVGKLEAKACAAVGGMIDAARGIAAAAATSRAMHERLAAPLDDVAGTPPTTTATAATSPIAAFDQPSTATSPFAAFDRAEETTTIHPARSPPTPPSPVVRVTPPPPDPPWARDRLPTRGRGYPASRVDAATAREESLTASVERATTPAMARLSAIEASLSSRRMSMMERIKMFDKG
- a CDS encoding predicted protein, which produces MGTTTSKEEAYESASTSDPESGAERPSAEDEIARVLRYQNNYYKVLGLDPRTCTAAQIKRAYYKLARVIHPDKCRHPKATEAMGVVTSAHSTLTNSTLRAAYDMYASQTDVDKAGADSFHQWESKGGSQMAHLPPWLVHCLAHPILGPITMFFIWLLLLTAALVFLALFLCYMVVHMIFWFLCCFGCGGHCWPRYGEGARIHARRQERFMRMLHDYEAEAMMAKAKGEPMPDPNVFFQNWNIAHPEVDEDGEVPFASAAHGRNQYGSMS
- a CDS encoding predicted protein, which gives rise to RLGGGAFGDVILGEHLPTGELCALKRVPIRESPPGLDDALPANVISELQCMRMVSGERNVVRLMDHFASGRALVLAMELCERGDLATALGHDFGDEQGDRAASTSRSPLSDACVKSLIHQVLSGVAACHRLGVLHRDVKPGNVLIHASGVLKLADFGLAAAAANARPKAAGATGGTPPPNDTANADANDDDDGLVHHGSYTRGVQTRWYRSPEILFGAAEYSAAIDVWSVGAILGELLSAKGPILRGESDIDQLARTLRAFGTPSETRWPGASALPDYGKISFDVFEPAPRSEVVPESSDRSGAATDLMYRMMVLDPKLRVTAAGALADAWFEAEPAP